From Amycolatopsis sp. cg9, one genomic window encodes:
- the mshC gene encoding cysteine--1-D-myo-inosityl 2-amino-2-deoxy-alpha-D-glucopyranoside ligase yields the protein MQTWSSVDVPRIPGTPRPLRLHDTATGQIRPTAPGATARMYVCGITPYDATHLGHAATYLAFDLVNRIWRDNGHDVHYVQNVTDIDEPLLERAERDKDDWVVLGMRETALFREDMTALRVVPPRQFVGAVESIPEIVEVIAKLLANGAAYRADDPEFPDIYFDHAATGKFGYESNYDEPTMAKFFAERGGDPDRPGKRHPLDALLWRVAREGEPSWESELGPGRPGWHIECSAIAVNRLGLGFDLQGGGSDLIFPHHEYSAAHAEAVAKDGQFARHYVHAGMIGLDGEKMSKSRGNLVFVSRLRADQVDPGAIRLALFAGHYRADRPWTDSLLAEAETRLARWREAVSLATGPSAEDTIVRLRDHLSDDLDTPKALAAIDAWANEALRRDGTDPTAPGLIRTAVDALLGIEL from the coding sequence ATGCAGACTTGGTCATCGGTCGACGTGCCCCGCATCCCCGGCACCCCCCGCCCGCTGCGGCTCCACGACACGGCCACCGGGCAGATCCGCCCGACCGCGCCCGGCGCCACCGCCCGGATGTACGTCTGCGGCATCACGCCCTACGACGCGACGCATCTGGGGCACGCCGCGACGTACCTCGCCTTCGACCTGGTGAACCGGATCTGGCGGGACAACGGCCACGACGTCCACTACGTGCAGAACGTGACGGACATCGACGAGCCGCTGCTGGAGCGGGCCGAGCGCGACAAGGACGACTGGGTCGTGCTGGGCATGCGCGAGACGGCGCTGTTCCGCGAGGACATGACCGCGCTGCGGGTGGTCCCGCCGCGGCAGTTCGTCGGCGCGGTGGAGAGCATCCCGGAGATCGTCGAGGTCATCGCCAAGCTGCTGGCCAACGGCGCCGCCTACCGGGCGGACGACCCGGAGTTCCCGGACATCTACTTCGACCACGCGGCGACCGGCAAGTTCGGCTACGAGTCGAACTACGACGAGCCCACGATGGCGAAGTTCTTCGCCGAGCGCGGCGGCGACCCCGACCGCCCCGGCAAGCGCCACCCGCTCGACGCGCTGCTGTGGCGCGTCGCCCGCGAGGGTGAGCCGTCGTGGGAGTCCGAGCTGGGCCCGGGCCGCCCCGGCTGGCACATCGAGTGCAGCGCGATCGCGGTCAACCGGCTGGGCCTCGGGTTCGACCTGCAGGGCGGCGGCTCCGACCTGATCTTCCCGCACCACGAGTACAGCGCGGCGCACGCCGAAGCCGTCGCCAAGGACGGCCAGTTCGCCCGCCACTACGTCCACGCCGGCATGATCGGCCTCGACGGCGAGAAGATGTCCAAGTCCCGCGGCAACCTGGTGTTCGTCTCGCGGCTGCGGGCCGACCAGGTCGACCCGGGCGCGATCCGGCTGGCCCTGTTCGCCGGCCACTACCGCGCCGACCGCCCCTGGACGGACTCGCTGCTCGCCGAGGCCGAGACGCGGCTGGCGCGCTGGCGCGAAGCCGTCTCGCTGGCCACCGGGCCGTCCGCCGAGGACACGATCGTCCGGCTGCGCGACCACCTCTCCGACGACCTCGACACGCCGAAGGCACTGGCGGCGATCGACGCGTGGGCGAACGAGGCGCTCCGCCGCGACGGCACCGACCCGACGGCCCCGGGCCTGATCCGCACCGCGGTCGACGCCCTCCTCGGCATCGAGCTCTGA
- a CDS encoding MerR family transcriptional regulator: MGHPVGKVAALAGITVRTLHHYDEIGLLSPSGRTASGYRSYSGEDLDRLQRILFYRELGFPLETIATLVDDPGIDADAHLERQRELLVARIGELGRMVAAVDRVMEARAMGSALTPEEKFEVFGGFREPDGYAEEAARRWAHTPEWRGAATPSKEDLAAGEAARKDWVARLGAVLDAGRAPDSPEAGELAEAHREMLSRVMGECSYETQRRIGALYVTEPAQLEFLIRADEQRPGVGAFVRDAIEANAAHREE, from the coding sequence ATGGGGCATCCGGTGGGCAAGGTCGCCGCACTGGCCGGGATCACCGTCCGGACGCTGCACCACTACGACGAGATCGGCCTGCTCAGCCCGAGCGGGCGGACCGCGTCCGGGTACCGCAGCTACTCCGGCGAGGACCTCGACCGGCTGCAGCGGATCCTGTTCTACCGGGAGCTCGGCTTTCCCCTCGAGACGATCGCGACCCTCGTCGACGACCCGGGCATCGACGCCGACGCGCACCTGGAACGGCAGCGGGAGCTGCTGGTGGCGCGGATCGGCGAGCTCGGGCGGATGGTCGCGGCCGTCGACCGCGTGATGGAGGCGAGAGCCATGGGCAGCGCGTTGACGCCCGAGGAGAAGTTCGAAGTGTTCGGCGGGTTCCGCGAACCGGACGGCTACGCGGAAGAAGCCGCTCGCCGCTGGGCGCACACCCCCGAGTGGCGGGGCGCGGCCACGCCGTCCAAGGAGGACCTGGCGGCCGGTGAGGCCGCCCGGAAGGACTGGGTGGCGCGGCTCGGCGCCGTCCTGGACGCCGGCCGCGCACCGGACAGCCCCGAGGCCGGGGAGCTGGCCGAGGCGCACCGGGAGATGCTGTCCCGCGTGATGGGCGAGTGCTCCTACGAGACGCAGCGGCGGATCGGGGCGTTGTACGTCACCGAGCCGGCGCAGCTGGAGTTCCTGATCAGGGCCGACGAGCAGCGTCCCGGCGTAGGCGCGTTCGTCCGCGACGCCATCGAAGCGAACGCGGCCCACCGGGAGGAATGA
- a CDS encoding ATP-binding protein produces the protein MNAVPDALPRTAGALRAAGYEPRPIAREIHDNLLTALKNGEDAWPGIVGFSRTVLPQLERALLAGHDVVLLGERGQGKTRLLRTLAGLLDEWTPVIEGSELGEHPLQPITPASIRRAAELGDELPVAWRHRSERYTEKLATPDTSVGDLIGDVDPVKVAEGRSLGDPETIHFGLVPRAHRGIVAINELPDLAERIQVALLNVMEERDIQVRGYTLRLPLDVLLVATANPEDYTNRGRIITPLKDRFGAEIRTHYPLDVESEVAVVRQEADLVAEVGEPLLEVLARFVRNLRESTVIDQRSGVSARFAVAAAETVAAAALRRAALTGEELAVARPVDLDAVPSVLRGKIEFEPGEEGREIEHLVHLMRRAVAETARGRFAGLDLRPLADAVEAGHLVATGERVPAADVLAALPELPVLHEVAQRAGVAADEPAGRIAAAVELALESLFLARRLAKDSDDATTVYGR, from the coding sequence GTGAACGCTGTTCCAGACGCTCTTCCCCGCACCGCCGGGGCCCTGCGCGCGGCCGGGTACGAGCCGCGGCCCATCGCGCGAGAGATCCACGACAACCTGCTGACCGCCCTCAAGAACGGCGAAGACGCGTGGCCCGGCATCGTCGGGTTCTCGCGCACCGTGCTGCCGCAGCTCGAACGCGCGCTGCTGGCCGGCCACGACGTCGTCCTGCTCGGCGAACGCGGCCAGGGCAAGACCCGCCTGCTGCGCACCCTCGCCGGCCTGCTCGACGAGTGGACCCCCGTCATCGAGGGCTCGGAGCTGGGCGAACACCCGCTCCAGCCGATCACGCCCGCGTCGATCCGCCGCGCCGCCGAGCTCGGTGACGAGCTGCCGGTGGCCTGGCGCCACCGCTCGGAGCGCTACACCGAGAAGCTCGCCACGCCGGACACCTCGGTCGGCGACCTGATCGGCGACGTCGACCCGGTGAAGGTCGCCGAAGGCCGCAGCCTCGGCGACCCCGAGACCATCCACTTCGGCCTGGTCCCGCGCGCGCACCGCGGCATCGTCGCCATCAACGAGCTGCCCGACCTCGCCGAGCGCATCCAGGTCGCGCTGCTCAACGTGATGGAGGAGCGCGACATCCAGGTCCGCGGCTACACGCTGCGGCTGCCGCTGGACGTCCTGCTCGTCGCCACCGCGAACCCCGAGGACTACACCAACCGCGGCCGGATCATCACCCCGCTCAAGGACCGCTTCGGGGCCGAGATCCGCACGCACTACCCCCTCGACGTCGAGTCGGAGGTGGCGGTCGTCCGGCAGGAGGCCGACCTCGTCGCCGAGGTCGGCGAGCCGCTCCTGGAGGTGCTGGCCCGGTTCGTCCGGAACCTCCGGGAATCCACGGTCATCGACCAGCGCTCCGGGGTTTCGGCCCGGTTCGCCGTCGCCGCGGCGGAGACCGTGGCGGCCGCGGCCCTGCGGCGCGCGGCGCTGACCGGCGAAGAGCTCGCCGTGGCGCGGCCGGTCGACCTCGACGCCGTCCCGTCCGTGCTGCGGGGCAAGATCGAGTTCGAACCCGGCGAAGAGGGGCGCGAGATCGAGCACCTCGTGCACCTGATGCGCCGGGCGGTCGCGGAGACCGCACGCGGCCGGTTCGCCGGTCTCGACCTGCGCCCGCTGGCCGACGCCGTCGAAGCGGGCCACCTGGTCGCCACCGGCGAGCGCGTCCCGGCGGCGGACGTCCTCGCGGCGCTGCCGGAACTGCCGGTGCTGCACGAGGTCGCGCAGCGGGCCGGGGTGGCCGCGGACGAGCCGGCCGGGCGGATCGCGGCGGCGGTCGAACTGGCCCTCGAATCGCTGTTCCTGGCTCGGCGGCTGGCCAAGGACTCCGACGACGCGACGACCGTCTACGGCCGATGA
- a CDS encoding GNAT family N-acetyltransferase, whose protein sequence is MTVIEIRPARPAELAAVARLRWRWVAEQDGLPAGGRDAFVRDFAAWAREHAETHRCLIAVRDGEVIGMAFLAVTARVPTPTAVSRAAGDVQSVYVVPEARDSGVGGRLIDATLALAAELGLERVTVHSSTRAIPAYERHGFARSPHLLQARLSEPGASPVRNNRSRTAPR, encoded by the coding sequence CTGACGGTCATCGAAATCCGCCCCGCCCGGCCCGCCGAGCTCGCCGCCGTCGCCCGGCTGCGGTGGCGCTGGGTGGCCGAACAGGACGGCCTGCCCGCCGGCGGCCGGGACGCGTTCGTGCGCGATTTCGCCGCCTGGGCGCGGGAGCACGCGGAGACCCACCGGTGCCTGATCGCGGTGCGGGACGGCGAAGTGATCGGGATGGCGTTCCTCGCGGTCACCGCGCGCGTGCCGACGCCGACGGCCGTTTCCCGCGCCGCCGGCGACGTCCAGTCCGTTTACGTGGTGCCGGAGGCGCGCGACAGCGGGGTCGGCGGCCGGCTGATCGACGCGACGCTCGCCCTGGCCGCGGAACTCGGCCTGGAGCGGGTCACCGTGCATTCGTCGACGCGCGCGATCCCGGCCTACGAACGGCACGGGTTCGCGCGCTCACCCCACCTGCTGCAGGCCCGCCTCAGCGAGCCGGGCGCTTCGCCGGTTCGCAACAACCGATCGCGCACGGCGCCCCGTTGA
- a CDS encoding ferrochelatase, giving the protein MGYDALLWLSFGGPEGPEEVMPFLENVTRGRGVPRERLLEVAEHYQHFGGVSPINELNRDAMAAVEKRLSAEGIDLPVHFGNRNWHPMVEDTLAELTAAGAKRVLVFPTSAYGGYSACRQYDEDIERARAAVGAGAPELVKLRQFFDHPLFVSAVADGVRAAHASLGDVRGVRTVFTAHSVPDSADKASGPPGEGGHRYSRQVAEAARLVAAEAGVVEYDVVWQSRSGPPQVPWLEPDIVDHIDALHARGVSGVVVSPIGFVSDHLEVIWDLDNEAAERAAEHGMAFARAATAGSDPRFAELVVELVREHTHGAEPRKLSSFPSAGCTVNGAPCAIGCCEPAKRPAR; this is encoded by the coding sequence GTGGGATACGACGCGTTGCTGTGGCTTTCGTTCGGTGGTCCGGAGGGGCCCGAGGAGGTCATGCCGTTCCTCGAGAACGTGACCAGGGGCCGGGGTGTGCCGCGGGAGCGGCTGCTCGAGGTGGCCGAGCACTACCAGCACTTCGGTGGTGTCTCGCCGATCAACGAGCTGAACCGCGATGCGATGGCCGCGGTCGAAAAGCGGCTGTCGGCTGAGGGAATCGACCTTCCGGTGCACTTCGGCAACCGCAATTGGCACCCGATGGTCGAGGACACCCTCGCCGAGCTGACGGCGGCGGGTGCGAAGCGGGTCCTGGTGTTCCCGACGAGCGCGTACGGCGGGTATTCGGCGTGCCGGCAGTACGACGAGGACATCGAGCGTGCCCGTGCGGCGGTCGGTGCGGGGGCGCCTGAGCTGGTGAAGCTGCGGCAGTTCTTCGATCATCCGCTGTTCGTGTCGGCGGTCGCGGACGGGGTGCGCGCGGCGCACGCGTCACTGGGTGACGTTCGGGGTGTCCGCACGGTGTTCACCGCGCACTCGGTGCCTGACAGTGCGGACAAGGCGTCCGGGCCGCCTGGGGAAGGTGGTCACCGGTACTCCCGTCAGGTCGCGGAGGCGGCGCGGTTGGTGGCGGCGGAGGCGGGGGTCGTCGAGTACGACGTGGTGTGGCAGTCGCGGTCGGGGCCGCCGCAGGTGCCGTGGCTGGAGCCGGACATCGTCGATCACATCGACGCGTTGCACGCCCGGGGGGTGAGCGGGGTGGTGGTTTCGCCGATCGGGTTTGTCTCGGATCACCTCGAGGTGATCTGGGACCTGGACAACGAAGCGGCGGAGCGTGCGGCGGAGCATGGTATGGCGTTCGCTCGGGCGGCGACGGCGGGCAGCGATCCGCGGTTCGCGGAGCTGGTGGTGGAGCTGGTCCGTGAGCACACGCACGGGGCGGAGCCGCGCAAGTTGTCGTCGTTTCCGTCGGCGGGGTGCACGGTCAACGGGGCGCCGTGCGCGATCGGTTGTTGCGAACCGGCGAAGCGCCCGGCTCGCTGA
- a CDS encoding TetR/AcrR family transcriptional regulator, whose translation MARPREFDETAAVEKAMHAFWEHGYEATSTQDLCAATGLGRSSVYNTFTSKRALFQRSLTHYTSTQLGKRQAILDGPGTAAERLAAVLDQAIEDDLEPRRRGCFVVNTLAELGVPDDEVGAALRNDTDRNLAMFAECVREGVLDGSLRDGLDPAAVAEFLLGTTSGLRVMARRGTSRDSMHAVADIALSAIVAG comes from the coding sequence ATGGCCAGGCCACGGGAGTTCGACGAAACCGCCGCCGTCGAGAAGGCGATGCACGCCTTCTGGGAACACGGCTACGAGGCGACGTCGACGCAGGACCTCTGCGCGGCCACCGGGCTCGGGCGCAGCAGCGTCTACAACACCTTCACCAGCAAGCGAGCCCTGTTCCAGCGTTCGCTCACGCACTACACCAGCACCCAGCTCGGCAAGCGCCAAGCCATCCTCGACGGCCCGGGCACCGCGGCCGAGCGGCTCGCCGCGGTCCTCGACCAGGCCATCGAGGACGACCTCGAACCACGCCGCCGCGGCTGCTTCGTCGTCAACACGCTGGCGGAACTCGGCGTCCCGGACGACGAAGTGGGCGCCGCGCTGCGGAACGACACCGACCGGAACCTGGCCATGTTCGCCGAGTGCGTCCGGGAAGGCGTGCTCGACGGCAGCCTCCGGGACGGCCTCGATCCCGCCGCGGTGGCGGAGTTCCTGCTCGGCACCACCTCGGGCCTGCGCGTGATGGCCCGCCGGGGCACGAGCCGTGACAGCATGCACGCCGTCGCCGACATCGCGCTTTCGGCGATCGTCGCCGGCTGA
- a CDS encoding Cmx/CmrA family chloramphenicol efflux MFS transporter, which produces MPLAVFVLGLSVFALGTSEFMITGLLPGMAADLHVSIPDAGLLISAFAVGMVVGAPLLAIGTLRLPRRRTLLALLGVFTAAHVVGALADGYAVLFATRVIAAFACAGFWAVALATTIALVPVERRGRAMAVLVGGLTVANIAGVPAGTFLGQHAGWRTAFWAVAAVTLLAVAGVALLVPETTGGAVGVRRELRLYRRGRVWLALGVIALCQAMIFAAFSYLAPLLTETDGLPGEWVPGVLALFGVGALIGISAGGRLADRRPFATLYGCLALALAALLVLALTTDALVAVVAVLAFGVAGFGANPALNLRAYQAAGDAPTLVGASTTAAFNVGNTVGPWLGGVAIDAGLGFPSVAWTGLLLGAGTLVALTAAAVVQRNDDREPVAV; this is translated from the coding sequence GTGCCCCTGGCCGTCTTCGTCCTCGGGCTCAGCGTGTTCGCGCTGGGCACGTCCGAGTTCATGATCACCGGCCTGCTCCCCGGGATGGCCGCCGACCTGCACGTGAGCATTCCCGACGCCGGGCTGCTGATCTCGGCGTTCGCCGTCGGCATGGTCGTCGGCGCGCCGCTGCTGGCGATCGGCACCCTCCGGCTCCCCCGCCGCCGGACGCTGCTGGCGCTGCTCGGGGTCTTCACCGCGGCGCACGTCGTCGGCGCCCTGGCGGACGGGTACGCCGTCCTCTTCGCGACGCGGGTGATCGCCGCCTTCGCCTGCGCCGGGTTCTGGGCCGTCGCGCTGGCGACGACGATCGCGCTCGTGCCGGTCGAGCGGCGCGGGCGCGCGATGGCGGTGCTGGTCGGCGGGCTGACCGTCGCCAACATCGCCGGGGTGCCCGCCGGTACGTTCCTCGGCCAGCACGCGGGCTGGCGGACGGCGTTCTGGGCGGTGGCGGCGGTGACCCTGCTCGCGGTGGCCGGGGTGGCGCTGCTGGTGCCGGAGACGACCGGCGGCGCGGTGGGCGTCCGCCGTGAGCTGCGGCTGTACCGCCGGGGCCGGGTCTGGCTCGCGCTCGGCGTGATCGCCCTGTGCCAGGCCATGATCTTCGCGGCGTTCAGCTACCTGGCGCCGTTGCTGACCGAGACCGACGGCCTGCCCGGCGAGTGGGTGCCCGGTGTCCTGGCGCTGTTCGGCGTCGGCGCGCTGATCGGGATCAGCGCGGGCGGACGGCTGGCCGACCGGCGGCCGTTCGCCACGCTCTACGGCTGCCTCGCCCTCGCGCTGGCCGCGTTGCTCGTGCTCGCCCTCACCACCGACGCGCTGGTCGCCGTCGTGGCCGTGCTCGCCTTCGGCGTGGCCGGGTTCGGCGCCAACCCGGCACTGAACCTGCGCGCCTACCAGGCCGCCGGGGACGCGCCGACGCTCGTCGGCGCCAGCACGACGGCGGCGTTCAACGTGGGCAACACCGTCGGCCCGTGGCTGGGCGGCGTCGCGATCGACGCCGGGCTCGGCTTCCCGAGCGTCGCCTGGACCGGCCTGCTGCTCGGCGCGGGAACCCTGGTCGCGCTCACGGCCGCGGCCGTCGTCCAGCGGAACGACGACCGCGAGCCGGTCGCGGTGTGA
- the fabI gene encoding enoyl-ACP reductase FabI, with product MPGLLEGKRLLITGIITDASLAFHAAKIAQQEGAKVVLTGFGRMSLVERIAKRLPEEAPVIELDVTNQEHLDGLADKVREHVDGLDGVLHSIGFAPQTCLGAPFLDAPAEDVKTAIEISTYSYMSLAKACLPLMGRGASYVGMDFDARVAWPVYNWMGVAKAGLESVNRYLAKELGPQGIRVNLVSAGPMKTMAAKSIPGFVDLEDGWGERAPLGWDSTDPDPVAKSVCAVLSDWLPATTGSMIMVDGGVHFLGV from the coding sequence GTGCCCGGACTGCTCGAAGGCAAGCGCCTGCTGATCACCGGCATCATCACCGACGCCTCGCTCGCCTTCCACGCGGCCAAGATCGCGCAGCAGGAGGGCGCGAAGGTGGTGCTGACCGGTTTCGGCCGCATGTCGCTCGTCGAGCGCATCGCGAAGCGGCTGCCGGAAGAGGCGCCCGTGATCGAGCTGGACGTCACCAACCAGGAGCACCTCGACGGGCTCGCCGACAAGGTCCGCGAGCACGTCGACGGCCTCGACGGCGTGCTGCACTCGATCGGCTTCGCCCCGCAGACCTGCCTCGGCGCGCCGTTCCTGGACGCGCCGGCCGAGGACGTCAAGACCGCGATCGAGATCTCGACGTACTCGTACATGTCGCTGGCGAAGGCGTGCCTGCCGCTGATGGGGCGCGGCGCGTCGTACGTCGGCATGGACTTCGACGCGCGCGTCGCGTGGCCGGTCTACAACTGGATGGGCGTCGCGAAGGCCGGGCTCGAGTCGGTCAACCGGTACCTGGCCAAGGAACTGGGGCCGCAGGGCATCCGCGTCAACCTGGTCAGCGCGGGGCCGATGAAGACGATGGCGGCCAAGTCCATCCCGGGCTTCGTGGACCTGGAGGACGGCTGGGGCGAGCGCGCGCCGCTCGGCTGGGACAGCACGGACCCGGACCCGGTCGCGAAGAGCGTCTGCGCGGTGCTGTCGGACTGGCTGCCCGCCACGACCGGTTCGATGATCATGGTCGACGGCGGGGTGCACTTCCTCGGCGTCTGA
- the fabG gene encoding 3-oxoacyl-ACP reductase FabG, with amino-acid sequence MGRSVLVTGGNRGIGLAIARDLAEQGHQVAVTHRGSGAPEGLFGVQADVTDTEQVDAAFKLVEEHQGPVEVLVSNAGLTDDTLLMRMSDEQFERVINANLTGAYRVAKRASRGMLRGKWGRFVFISSVVGLSGSAGQANYAASKAGLVGFARSLARELGSRNITSNVIAPGFVHTDMTDELPEDRKKEILAQVPSGRYAEPSEIAAAVRYLASEEAGYVNGAVLPVDGGLGLGH; translated from the coding sequence GTGGGACGGTCGGTCTTGGTCACCGGGGGCAACCGGGGCATCGGGTTGGCGATCGCCCGGGACCTCGCGGAGCAGGGGCACCAGGTCGCCGTCACGCACCGTGGTTCGGGGGCGCCCGAAGGGCTGTTCGGGGTGCAGGCGGACGTCACCGACACCGAGCAGGTCGACGCCGCGTTCAAGCTCGTCGAGGAGCACCAGGGGCCGGTCGAGGTGCTGGTGTCCAACGCCGGGCTGACCGACGACACGCTGCTGATGCGGATGAGCGACGAGCAGTTCGAGCGCGTCATCAACGCCAACCTGACCGGCGCCTACCGGGTCGCGAAACGGGCCTCGCGCGGGATGCTGCGCGGCAAGTGGGGCCGGTTCGTCTTCATCTCCTCGGTGGTCGGCCTCTCCGGCTCGGCGGGGCAGGCGAACTACGCGGCGAGCAAGGCCGGCCTGGTCGGGTTCGCTCGGTCGCTGGCCCGGGAGCTCGGCTCGCGCAACATCACCTCGAACGTCATCGCGCCCGGCTTCGTGCACACCGACATGACCGACGAGCTGCCCGAAGACCGCAAGAAGGAGATCCTCGCGCAGGTGCCGTCCGGCCGGTACGCCGAGCCGTCGGAGATCGCCGCCGCCGTGCGGTACCTGGCTTCCGAAGAGGCCGGCTACGTCAACGGGGCCGTGCTGCCCGTCGACGGCGGCCTCGGCCTCGGCCACTGA
- a CDS encoding MFS transporter: MTTRISPTAGGAVSEKRVIGNVLRGSIGNLVEWYDWYAYAAFTTYFAKSFFPTTDTTAAFLGTAAVFAVGFLMRPLGGWMLGRFADKFGRRSALVLSVTLMAGGSLLIAVTPSYHTIGIAAPILLLVARLIQGLSVGGEYSTSATYLSEVATPGKRGFYSSFQYVTLYGGQLLALGLQLILQAILTEQQLTSWGWRIAFGVGTVAALSVMWLRRGMDESESYTREAGEGKGSERGTLRTLAKYPKEIALVVGLTLGGTVGFYTFATYSQKFLENTAHIPRRQVTIVLFCAILVAAILQPLAGRLSDRIGRRPLLLFFGIGGTLLTVPIMTVMGSTRNPVGAFFLVLAGLVIVAGYTSINAIVKAELFPTKIRALGVGLPYALTVAIFGGTAELIAQALKSAGHETVFFWYVAGCVLVSLIVYGTMRETSKTSELEER, translated from the coding sequence ATGACAACCCGGATCAGCCCCACCGCCGGCGGGGCCGTGAGCGAGAAGCGCGTGATCGGCAACGTGCTGCGCGGCTCCATCGGCAATCTGGTCGAGTGGTACGACTGGTACGCCTACGCCGCGTTCACCACGTACTTCGCCAAATCCTTCTTCCCCACGACCGACACCACGGCCGCGTTCCTCGGGACCGCCGCCGTGTTCGCCGTCGGGTTCCTCATGCGGCCGCTCGGGGGGTGGATGCTCGGGCGGTTCGCGGACAAGTTCGGGCGGCGCAGTGCGCTCGTGCTCTCGGTGACCCTCATGGCCGGTGGCTCGCTGCTCATCGCCGTCACGCCGAGCTATCACACGATCGGGATCGCCGCGCCGATCCTGCTGCTCGTCGCGCGGCTGATCCAGGGCCTGTCGGTCGGGGGCGAGTACTCCACCTCCGCGACCTACCTGTCCGAAGTGGCCACTCCCGGCAAGCGCGGCTTCTACTCGAGCTTCCAGTACGTGACGCTCTACGGCGGCCAGCTGCTCGCCCTCGGCCTCCAGCTGATCCTGCAGGCGATCCTCACCGAGCAGCAGCTGACGTCGTGGGGCTGGCGGATCGCGTTCGGCGTCGGCACGGTCGCCGCGCTCAGCGTGATGTGGCTGCGCCGCGGCATGGACGAATCCGAGAGCTACACGCGCGAAGCCGGCGAAGGCAAGGGCAGCGAGCGCGGGACCCTGCGCACCCTCGCCAAGTACCCCAAGGAGATCGCGCTCGTCGTCGGCCTGACCCTAGGCGGCACCGTCGGCTTCTACACCTTCGCCACCTACAGCCAGAAGTTCCTCGAGAACACCGCGCACATCCCGCGGCGGCAGGTCACCATCGTGCTGTTCTGCGCGATCCTCGTCGCCGCGATCCTGCAGCCGCTGGCCGGCAGGCTGTCCGACCGGATCGGGCGCCGCCCGCTGCTGCTGTTCTTCGGCATCGGTGGCACGTTGCTCACCGTCCCGATCATGACCGTGATGGGGTCGACCCGGAACCCCGTCGGCGCGTTCTTCCTCGTGCTGGCCGGGCTGGTGATCGTCGCCGGGTACACCTCGATCAACGCGATCGTGAAGGCCGAGCTGTTCCCGACGAAGATCCGCGCGCTCGGCGTCGGCCTGCCCTACGCGCTGACCGTCGCGATCTTCGGCGGCACCGCCGAGCTCATCGCGCAGGCGCTGAAGAGCGCGGGCCACGAGACGGTGTTCTTCTGGTACGTCGCGGGCTGCGTCCTGGTCTCCCTGATCGTCTACGGCACAATGCGGGAAACCTCGAAGACCTCCGAGCTCGAAGAGCGCTGA
- a CDS encoding response regulator transcription factor: MTVRVLLVEDDAGVAGALAESLHARGHPVTSVGRGADALHRHRDADLVLLDLGLPDLDGLDVLRKIRAVSPVPVIVLTARGDERSVVRGLRLGADDYLTKPVRLAELLARMDAVVRRAVARDTPAGEVVRVEDVEIDLGARRVLVGGHDIGLTTKEFEILAVLAARPGTAVSRQQLMDEVWGDAYLAVSRSLDVHLTGLRAKLDRPGLLTTIRGFGYRLGRD; encoded by the coding sequence ATGACCGTGCGCGTGCTCCTCGTCGAAGACGACGCGGGTGTCGCCGGCGCGCTCGCCGAGTCGCTGCACGCGCGCGGTCATCCCGTCACCAGCGTCGGCCGGGGCGCCGACGCCCTGCACCGCCACCGCGACGCCGATCTCGTGCTCCTCGATCTCGGGCTGCCCGACCTCGACGGGCTCGACGTCCTCCGCAAGATCCGCGCGGTGTCGCCGGTTCCGGTCATCGTCCTGACGGCCCGCGGCGACGAGCGGTCGGTCGTGCGCGGCCTGCGCCTGGGCGCCGACGACTACCTCACCAAGCCCGTCCGGCTCGCCGAGCTGCTGGCCCGGATGGACGCCGTCGTGCGGCGCGCGGTCGCCCGGGACACCCCGGCCGGGGAGGTCGTGCGCGTCGAGGACGTCGAGATCGACCTCGGTGCCCGCCGGGTGCTCGTCGGCGGGCACGACATCGGGCTCACCACCAAGGAGTTCGAGATCCTGGCCGTGCTCGCCGCCCGCCCGGGCACCGCGGTCAGCCGCCAGCAGCTCATGGACGAGGTCTGGGGCGACGCCTACCTCGCGGTTTCGCGCTCGCTCGACGTCCACCTGACCGGGCTGCGCGCGAAGCTGGACCGGCCGGGCCTGCTCACCACCATCCGCGGCTTCGGCTACCGGCTCGGCCGGGACTGA